One window from the genome of Candidatus Angelobacter sp. encodes:
- a CDS encoding general secretion pathway protein GspK, with protein MKIAAPASERGIALVIVMMVIVVLGMLAASFAYSMRVETKLAKNVGSESDMEWIGRSGIEVARYVLAQQLNCPNEPYDSLNQKWAGGPGGNCSSNGPLADISLEHIQLGRGECSVKIVDLERKMNINSANRQTIQQALDLMGVDSFDSYTILDSIEDWLDADSNPHINGAESDYYLTLPQPHVAKDGPFDDMSELLLVRGVTPEIYWGPQGTPPSRRSGQLRSAITFNRPDASFSYGLVDLFTTLGRPQVNINTASVGVLQLLPGVDRSCAEDIIRKRAGLDGVDGTDDDTPFFNPGELINVSCMNPIFVNQLSRYATVRSFTFEALVDVEIDQYKRRLVALLVRNSSRDVQILCTHWE; from the coding sequence ATGAAAATTGCCGCCCCAGCCAGCGAGCGCGGCATTGCGTTGGTCATCGTGATGATGGTGATCGTCGTTTTGGGCATGCTTGCGGCCAGTTTCGCGTATTCGATGAGAGTGGAAACGAAACTTGCAAAGAACGTTGGTTCGGAGAGCGACATGGAGTGGATAGGTCGCTCGGGCATCGAAGTGGCCAGGTATGTTCTGGCGCAGCAGTTGAACTGTCCCAATGAGCCGTATGATTCGCTCAATCAAAAATGGGCCGGAGGTCCGGGGGGTAATTGTTCATCGAATGGCCCTTTGGCGGATATTTCACTGGAGCACATTCAACTCGGGCGGGGCGAATGTTCCGTCAAGATCGTTGATCTCGAACGTAAGATGAACATCAACTCCGCGAATCGACAAACCATTCAACAAGCATTGGATTTGATGGGCGTTGACAGCTTCGACTCATATACGATCCTTGATTCCATTGAGGATTGGCTGGATGCGGACTCAAACCCGCATATCAACGGCGCGGAAAGTGATTATTATCTGACTTTACCCCAACCCCACGTCGCAAAGGACGGGCCGTTTGACGACATGTCGGAGTTGCTCCTTGTTCGTGGAGTCACGCCGGAGATTTATTGGGGTCCCCAGGGAACACCTCCATCGCGCCGGTCTGGCCAGCTGCGTTCAGCAATCACATTTAACCGTCCGGATGCCAGCTTTTCATACGGTCTGGTTGATCTGTTCACCACTCTTGGCCGACCACAGGTGAACATCAATACTGCATCCGTCGGGGTCCTTCAACTCCTGCCGGGCGTGGACAGGAGTTGTGCGGAGGACATCATCAGAAAACGCGCTGGATTGGACGGAGTTGATGGCACCGACGATGACACACCGTTTTTTAATCCGGGCGAGTTGATCAACGTGTCTTGCATGAACCCGATTTTTGTGAATCAGCTGTCGAGGTATGCTACCGTCCGCAGTTTTACGTTTGAAGCTCTGGTGGACGTGGAAATCGACCAATACAAACGGCGTCTAGTCGCGTTGTTAGTCCGCAACAGTTCGCGTGACGTACAGATATTGTGCACGCACTGGGAATGA
- a CDS encoding type II secretion system protein has product MNRNRGASFFRAFTLIEIMIVVGILGIVLAMGVPPFVRIFQKDPLRQAVSDITEACGKARAQAILQGVPTALVIRASDGRVSVVSAPETKSDETVIPGGSPVPPTDPGAAGPAVFNARLQEDIAITLLYVNLKNEMEAEESRVHFYSNGTSDEFTIILQKGAGIRKISLECVTGLPSVEVIR; this is encoded by the coding sequence ATGAACCGCAACAGGGGAGCGTCTTTTTTCCGCGCCTTTACTCTGATCGAAATCATGATCGTCGTCGGCATCCTAGGAATCGTGCTGGCGATGGGCGTGCCGCCGTTCGTCCGAATATTTCAAAAGGATCCGTTGCGTCAGGCGGTCAGTGATATCACAGAGGCGTGCGGCAAAGCGCGTGCGCAGGCGATTCTGCAAGGCGTACCGACTGCGCTGGTCATTCGCGCGTCCGACGGACGGGTCAGCGTTGTGTCGGCCCCGGAGACCAAAAGCGACGAGACGGTCATTCCGGGCGGCTCACCTGTGCCGCCAACGGATCCCGGCGCGGCCGGGCCAGCGGTTTTCAACGCCCGCTTACAGGAGGATATTGCGATAACACTGTTGTACGTGAATCTGAAGAACGAAATGGAAGCGGAAGAAAGCCGCGTTCATTTCTATTCCAATGGAACGAGCGACGAGTTTACCATCATTTTGCAAAAGGGCGCCGGAATCCGGAAAATCTCGCTGGAATGCGTCACTGGCCTGCCAAGCGTGGAGGTCATTCGATGA
- a CDS encoding prepilin-type N-terminal cleavage/methylation domain-containing protein, whose product MKVCVTKNQRAFTLVEIMIALAIFATVMIAIYSSWMSILRGSRIGQAAAAEAQRSRVAVRAVENSLVSLQMFQANIKYYYFFADTTGDFGVLSFVARLPKSFPRSGDFGDEVLRRLTFTVEPGANADNLLVLRQKPVLFDPSLDEEENPLVLARNVRAFTLEFWGPRSKDWETEWLYTNQLPRLIRFTLGFGQPNQRTLKPEDVVTRVVSLSAVPIPIGLQAGGGVPTRFPNPNLNPNVQPVPRSPNPNLVQPSPK is encoded by the coding sequence ATGAAAGTCTGCGTTACCAAGAATCAACGGGCCTTTACGCTGGTGGAAATCATGATCGCGCTGGCGATTTTCGCCACCGTAATGATCGCGATTTACTCAAGCTGGATGTCTATCTTGCGCGGGTCCAGGATCGGACAGGCCGCGGCTGCGGAAGCGCAGCGCTCACGGGTGGCGGTGCGCGCGGTGGAGAACTCCCTGGTGTCGCTCCAGATGTTCCAGGCAAACATCAAATACTATTATTTCTTTGCGGACACGACCGGTGATTTCGGGGTGCTCAGCTTCGTGGCGCGACTGCCCAAGTCGTTTCCCCGAAGCGGGGATTTTGGAGATGAGGTCTTGCGGCGGCTTACCTTTACGGTTGAACCGGGAGCGAACGCCGACAACCTTCTCGTCCTGCGCCAAAAGCCGGTGCTGTTTGATCCGAGCCTGGACGAGGAGGAGAACCCGTTGGTGCTGGCCCGGAACGTAAGAGCGTTTACGCTCGAGTTCTGGGGGCCGCGCTCGAAGGACTGGGAGACAGAGTGGCTTTATACGAACCAACTCCCCAGACTTATCCGCTTTACGCTCGGATTTGGGCAGCCAAACCAGAGAACACTTAAACCTGAAGACGTCGTAACGCGCGTTGTGTCCCTATCGGCCGTTCCCATACCCATCGGGTTACAGGCGGGAGGCGGAGTGCCAACCAGGTTTCCCAATCCGAATTTAAATCCGAACGTGCAGCCGGTGCCTCGAAGCCCGAATCCGAACCTGGTGCAACCCTCTCCCAAATGA
- a CDS encoding prepilin-type N-terminal cleavage/methylation domain-containing protein has translation MHAFTLLEVMIALAIFFMAIFAILGTVNRGLGAARSLQQKFPDIDALASDLMLTNKLEEGTIAGDFGDLNPGYTWTRDIYQVATNGLFEVDFIIQSSRGRQHVEWKNSILLWRPDSQVSNFGRRP, from the coding sequence ATGCACGCGTTCACTCTTCTGGAGGTGATGATTGCGCTGGCGATTTTTTTTATGGCTATTTTTGCCATCCTGGGAACGGTTAACAGAGGATTAGGCGCGGCGCGGAGCTTGCAGCAGAAGTTTCCTGACATTGACGCGTTGGCGTCCGATCTCATGCTGACGAACAAATTGGAGGAAGGGACCATTGCAGGGGATTTCGGGGATCTGAATCCCGGCTACACCTGGACCCGCGATATTTATCAAGTGGCGACGAACGGTCTGTTTGAAGTGGACTTCATCATTCAGTCTTCGAGGGGACGCCAGCACGTCGAGTGGAAAAACAGCATTCTACTCTGGCGACCGGATTCGCAGGTGTCAAACTTTGGCAGGCGGCCATGA